In the genome of Hippoglossus hippoglossus isolate fHipHip1 chromosome 12, fHipHip1.pri, whole genome shotgun sequence, one region contains:
- the zfyve16 gene encoding zinc finger FYVE domain-containing protein 16 isoform X3, producing the protein MEEEETLLVDFDSPVVMDQQEGGLSQSVCCGVTMEERASAGKDELLSLDFHEQSGECSASLSLLDVILPAAVERCCEPTDDSPSPRTIESADREDSDCEEVASINQAVDNSSDHCEPEDSLPALEASDKGEASLKSGASDSEPVGLSCLPIAVSICGALVQPKTTEESGQATEQCDEADVCESTEADSLSALEAEEDRSRSKEPVYGSQLITEGRLSPEGQHVSLEPAAVPLHADHTSSDRSEPSPVDPAEFGFEYQPESDQAELLVTDEELDAFLQAHTEAEQARSVSYCSSSGDCKQPESLSQPNGALEGRLLEEELRSCGRARLDELEGLASPESDRIMCVSVEGSLNAGAPSQSQDSCRPCQEEPELSSGTRNSLTSNTFQSQHSSSPDQQSSYGGARPKQLHCQTVRPPPAGEEEEEEEEGKQPSTFSKWPNAVEDEESSPISPSPTEEHSDISALSPIYAPQEHQDYSVGYDELSEPPPYPGEPPTDGPRAVSCKREGEEELGGRQPAWVPDSEAPNCMNCYQRFTFTKRRHHCRACGKVYCAVCCNRKCKLKYLEKEARVCVICFDNIHRAQALERMMSPTGPSPNPNVPSEYCSTIPPLQQARAAGTLNSPPPTVMVPVSVLKQPNNDSCPREQKRVWFADGILPNGEVADTTKLSVTSRRSSQEFADVTPDQTAPGPAGSEVGVSGSSSSPEASGAVEVVRPPVSGPWDYALLSAISSSVQRVPSLLPDNEDELPPLLFTTGEDDGGDVLVEESPAPCQILHLLEEGGPRPLTFVLNANLLVNVKLVTYSSCQCWCFGSNGLQSLGQKELVFLLECLPEEKTLPKDLFTLYLTIYQDAQKGKFLEELDNVTFTSSFLGSKDHAGMLFFSPSCQPLDGLTLPSQPFLFGLLIQKLEVPWAKVFPLRLLLRLGAKYSVYPTTLTSVRFRESVYRETGHTIMNLLADLRNYQYSLSVVDGLRIHMEMGHSYINIPKCSFNEMQKVVNASNEHVISIGASFSSEADSHLVCIQNEEGNYQTQANSMPGKTRTVTGASFVVFNGALKASSGFIAKSSIVEDGLMVQIPPETMESLRSALREQTDFQIPCGRNDGGEVRENVTVRWVDWSSPVNTGKTSGVDERPLDGVRSVRMQQDTEFESDGRTIRCTEVFYQLKTPDCSLSSVLSSCSVFQKEMALAACSALTPHLAVLTSSGINSISLRISTQADMVEYQAGSGGRLLPQRYMNELDSALIPVIHGGSASVPQTAMDMEFIFYITHTI; encoded by the exons atggaagaggaggaaacactgCTTGTTGACTTTGACAGTCCTGTGGTTATGGATCAGCAGGAGGGGGGGTTAAGCCAGAGTGTATGCTGTGGAGTAACCATGGAAGAGCGAGCCTCTGCAGGTAAAGACGAACTGCTCAGTCTTGATTTCCATGAGCAGAGCGGTGAATGCTCTGCCTCACTCAGTCTGCTGGACGTTattcttcctgcagcagtggagAGGTGCTGTGAGCCTACAGATGATTCACCATCGCCAAGGACCATTGAGTCAGCTGACAGAGAGGACAGTGACTGTGAGGAGGTTGCTTCTATAAACCAAGCGGTGGATAACTCTTCAGACCACTGTGAACCAGAGGACTCCCTGCCTGCTTT AGAAGCCTCAGATAAAGGTGAGGCAAGTCTAAAATCGGGGGCATCAGACAGTGAACCAGTAGGCTTATCGTGCCTGCCCATAGCTGTGTCCATATGTGGAGCTCTGGTGCAACCAAAGACCACAGAAGAGTCAGGACAAGCAACAGAGCAGTGTGACGAGGCAGATGTGTGTGAGAGCACAGAGGCAGACTCCCTGTCAGCCCTAGAGGCGGAGGAGGATAGGTCCCGTTCAAAGGAACCTGTTTATGGGTCCCAGCTGATCACAGAGGGCAGGCTGTCACCAGAGGGGCAGCATGTCTCTCTTGAACCTGCTGCTGTTCCCCTTCATGCAGACCATACTAGCTCTGATCGCTCAGAACCCAGTCCAGTGGATCCTGCTGAGTTTGGCTTCGAGTATCAGCCTGAGAGTGACCAGGCTGAGCTGTTGGTTACTGACGAAGAGTTGGATGCATTCCTGCAGGCACATACGGAAGCAGAGCAGGCCAGAAGTGTCTCTTATTGCAGCAGTTCTGGAGATTGTAAGCAACCTGAAAGTCTGTCGCAACCAAATGGAGCTCTAGAGGGTAGGCTTCTCGAAGAGGAACTGAGAAGCTGTGGTCGAGCTCGACTGGACGAGCTAGAGGGTCTGGCTTCCCCAGAAAGTGACagaataatgtgtgtgtctgtggagggaAGTCTTAACGCTGGTGCTCCATCACAATCACAGGACTCTTGCAGACCTTGTCAAGAAGAGCCAGAACTTTCCTCTGGTACAAGGAATTCTTTGACCAGCAACACTTTCCAGTCACAGCACAGTAGTAGCCCTGATCAGCAGTCCTCCTATGGAGGTGCAAGACCTAAGCAGCTACACTGCCAAACTGTAAGACCTCCACCAgcaggggaagaagaagaagaagaagaagaagggaagcagccttcaacattttcaaaatggcCAAATGCAGTTGAGGATGAAGAGAGTTCACCCATAAGCCCTAGTCCTACAGAAGAGCATTCCGACATTAGTGCTTTGAGTCCTATATATGCCCCTCAGGAGCATCAGGATTACAGTGTGGGGTATGATGAACTGTCAGAGCCTCCACCTTACCCAGGGGAGCCACCCACAGATGGTCCCAGGGCAGTGAGCtgcaagagagagggagaggaggagctggggggCAGGCAGCCTGCTTGGGTGCCAGACTCCGAAGCCCCCAACTGTATGAACTGCTACCAGAGGTTCACGTTTACCAAGAGGAGACATCACTGTCGAGCATGTGGGAAG GTTTACTGTGCTGTGTGCTGCAACAGGAAGTGTAAGCTGAAGTACCTGGAGAAAGAGGCTCGTGTGTGCGTCATCTGCTTTGATAACATACACAGAG CCCAGGCCCTGGAGCGGATGATGAGTCCTACAGGTCCCAGTCCAAACCCCAACGTCCCATCTGAGTACTGCAGCACCATCCCCCCTTTGCAGCAGGCTCGTGCTGCTGGCACTCTAAACTCACCTCCACCCACTGTCATGGTGCCTGTGTCCGTTCTCAAACAACCCAACAACGACA GTTGTCCTCGTGAGCAGAAGCGTGTGTGGTTTGCTGATGGTATTTTACCCAACGGAGAGGTGGCAGACACAACCAAGCTGTCGGTGACGAGCCGCAGGAGCTCCCAGGAGTTTGCTGATGTCACCCCAGACCAGACAGCA CCCGGGCCTGCAGGGTCAGAGGTTGGAGTCagtggctcctcctcctccccggaAGCTTCTGGAGCTGTAGAGGTGGTTAGACCTCCGGTGTCAGGACCCTGGGATTATGCCCTGCTTTCTGCAATCAGTTCCTCAGTTCAGAGAGTCCCCAGTTTGCTGCCAGACAATGAGGACgagctccctcctctgctcttcaccACCGGCGAGGATGACGGAGGAg ATGTTTTGGTTGAGGAAAGTCCCGCCCCATGCCAGATTCTGCACTTATTGGAGGAAGGAGGACCCCGACCTCTGACATTTGTCCTGAACGCCAACCTGCTAGTCAATGTGAAACTGGTTACAT ATTCCAGTTGTCAGTGCTGGTGTTTCGGTTCTAATGGTCTGCAGTCTCTGGGACAGAAAGAGTTGGTGTTTTTGTTGGAGTGTTTGCCAGAGGAAAAAACTCTTCCAAAGGACCTCTTCACACTCTATCTCACTATTTACCAAGATGCTCAAAAAG GAAAGTTTTTGGAGGAGCTGGATAATGTGACGTTCACAAGCAGTTTCCTGGGCAGTAAAGATCACGCTGGGatgctcttcttctctccctcgtGTCAGCCTCTAGATGGCCTCACTCTCCCCTCTCAGCCTTTCCTGTTTGGTCTGCTCATCCAGAAATTGGAGGTGCCCTGGGCCAAAGTCTTTCCACTCAGGCTTCTCCTGCGGCTTGGAGCTAAATACAGCG TGTATCCCACGACATTGACTAGTGTTCGTTTTCGGGAGTCTGTGTATCGAGAGACAGGACACACCATTATGAATTTACTGGCT GACCTGAGAAACTACCAGTACAGTCTGTCAGTCGTGGATGGCCTGAGGATCCACATGGAGATGGGCCACAGTTACATCAACATTCCCAAATGTAGCTTCAATGAG ATGCAGAAGGTGGTAAATGCATCTAATGAGCACGTCATCAGCATTGGAGCAAGTTTCAGCTCAGAGGCCGACTCTCACCTGGTGTGTATCCAGAACGAGGAGGGGAACTATCAGACCCAGGCTAACAGCATGCCAGGGAAGACCCGCACAG tgacTGGCGCCAGCTTTGTGGTTTTCAATGGAGCGCTGAAAGCCTCGTCAGGCTTCATCGCAAAGTCCAGCATTGTTGAAG aTGGGTTGATGGTTCAAATTCCTCCAGAGACAATGGAGTCTCTGCGCTCTGCCCTGAGGGAGCAGACAGACTTTCAGATACCCTGTGGCAGGAATGACGGAGGGGAGGTCCGAGAGAACGTCACAGTCCGCTGGGTTGACTGGAGTTCACCTGTCAACACAGG taaAACTAGTGGTGTTGATGAGAGACCTCTGGATGGAGTCCGCAGTGTGAGGATGCAGCAGGACACAGAGTTCGAGTCAGACGGTCGCACCATCAGATGCACTGAG GTGTTCTACCAGCTGAAGACTCCTGACTGCAGCCTGTCGTCGGTGCTGTCGTCCTGCAGCGTGTTTCAGAAGGAGATGGCTTTGGCCGCCTGCAGCGCTCTGACTCCTCACCTTGCTGTTCTCACCTCCAGTGGCATCAACTCCATCTCTCTCCGCATCTCCACGCAGGCCGATATG GTGGAGTACCAGGCTGGCTCTGGAGGCAGGCTCCTCCCTCAGCGCTACATGAACGAGCTGGACAGCGCTCTGATCCCTGTCATCCATGGAGGTAGCGCTAGTGTACCACAGACTGCCATGGACATGGAGTTCATCttctacatcacacacacaatctaa
- the zfyve16 gene encoding zinc finger FYVE domain-containing protein 16 isoform X1, with amino-acid sequence MDSFFKAAVCDLDKLLDDFELNTEELDCKSVFLKPSAYPFSSLGSQCLSLEASTVSPSLPDLNSLHYGSATSCPDRPSSHNCSTDDREVKGQPLTGVDLLSSVDRRPAISSAPPCPDRALKPVCDLVNDTSSAILIRASSHDAFSELDLVEKQMEEEETLLVDFDSPVVMDQQEGGLSQSVCCGVTMEERASAGKDELLSLDFHEQSGECSASLSLLDVILPAAVERCCEPTDDSPSPRTIESADREDSDCEEVASINQAVDNSSDHCEPEDSLPALNIKETSATTLVTKEDDSQEASDKGEASLKSGASDSEPVGLSCLPIAVSICGALVQPKTTEESGQATEQCDEADVCESTEADSLSALEAEEDRSRSKEPVYGSQLITEGRLSPEGQHVSLEPAAVPLHADHTSSDRSEPSPVDPAEFGFEYQPESDQAELLVTDEELDAFLQAHTEAEQARSVSYCSSSGDCKQPESLSQPNGALEGRLLEEELRSCGRARLDELEGLASPESDRIMCVSVEGSLNAGAPSQSQDSCRPCQEEPELSSGTRNSLTSNTFQSQHSSSPDQQSSYGGARPKQLHCQTVRPPPAGEEEEEEEEGKQPSTFSKWPNAVEDEESSPISPSPTEEHSDISALSPIYAPQEHQDYSVGYDELSEPPPYPGEPPTDGPRAVSCKREGEEELGGRQPAWVPDSEAPNCMNCYQRFTFTKRRHHCRACGKVYCAVCCNRKCKLKYLEKEARVCVICFDNIHRAQALERMMSPTGPSPNPNVPSEYCSTIPPLQQARAAGTLNSPPPTVMVPVSVLKQPNNDSCPREQKRVWFADGILPNGEVADTTKLSVTSRRSSQEFADVTPDQTAPGPAGSEVGVSGSSSSPEASGAVEVVRPPVSGPWDYALLSAISSSVQRVPSLLPDNEDELPPLLFTTGEDDGGDVLVEESPAPCQILHLLEEGGPRPLTFVLNANLLVNVKLVTYSSCQCWCFGSNGLQSLGQKELVFLLECLPEEKTLPKDLFTLYLTIYQDAQKGKFLEELDNVTFTSSFLGSKDHAGMLFFSPSCQPLDGLTLPSQPFLFGLLIQKLEVPWAKVFPLRLLLRLGAKYSVYPTTLTSVRFRESVYRETGHTIMNLLADLRNYQYSLSVVDGLRIHMEMGHSYINIPKCSFNEMQKVVNASNEHVISIGASFSSEADSHLVCIQNEEGNYQTQANSMPGKTRTVTGASFVVFNGALKASSGFIAKSSIVEDGLMVQIPPETMESLRSALREQTDFQIPCGRNDGGEVRENVTVRWVDWSSPVNTGKTSGVDERPLDGVRSVRMQQDTEFESDGRTIRCTEVFYQLKTPDCSLSSVLSSCSVFQKEMALAACSALTPHLAVLTSSGINSISLRISTQADMVEYQAGSGGRLLPQRYMNELDSALIPVIHGGSASVPQTAMDMEFIFYITHTI; translated from the exons ATGGACAGCTTCTTCAAGGCAGCTGTATGCGATCTAGACAAGCTGCTTGATGACTTTGAGCTCAATACTG AGGAACTTGATTGCAAATCCGTTTTCCTGAAGCCCTCTGCATACCCCTTCTCCTCATTGGGCTCTCAGTGTTTATCCTTAGAGGCATCCACTGTCTCACCAAGCCTCCCTGACCTTAACTCTCTTCATTATGGTTCTGCCACCAGCTGTCCTGACCGCCCCAGCAGTCACAACTGCAGCACAGATGacagagaggtcaaaggtcagcctCTCACTGGAGTggacctcctctcctctgtggaTCGTAGGCCAGCTATAAGCTCTGCCCCTCCCTGCCCCGATCGAGCTCTGAAGCCAGTGTGTGACCTTGTGAATGACACAAGCTCGGCCATACTGATCAGGGCCAGCAGTCATGATGCTTTCAGTGAACTGGACTTGGTGGAGAAGCaaatggaagaggaggaaacactgCTTGTTGACTTTGACAGTCCTGTGGTTATGGATCAGCAGGAGGGGGGGTTAAGCCAGAGTGTATGCTGTGGAGTAACCATGGAAGAGCGAGCCTCTGCAGGTAAAGACGAACTGCTCAGTCTTGATTTCCATGAGCAGAGCGGTGAATGCTCTGCCTCACTCAGTCTGCTGGACGTTattcttcctgcagcagtggagAGGTGCTGTGAGCCTACAGATGATTCACCATCGCCAAGGACCATTGAGTCAGCTGACAGAGAGGACAGTGACTGTGAGGAGGTTGCTTCTATAAACCAAGCGGTGGATAACTCTTCAGACCACTGTGAACCAGAGGACTCCCTGCCTGCTTTGAACATTAAAGAAACATCAGCAACAACCTTGGTGACTAAAGAGGATGATTCACAAGAAGCCTCAGATAAAGGTGAGGCAAGTCTAAAATCGGGGGCATCAGACAGTGAACCAGTAGGCTTATCGTGCCTGCCCATAGCTGTGTCCATATGTGGAGCTCTGGTGCAACCAAAGACCACAGAAGAGTCAGGACAAGCAACAGAGCAGTGTGACGAGGCAGATGTGTGTGAGAGCACAGAGGCAGACTCCCTGTCAGCCCTAGAGGCGGAGGAGGATAGGTCCCGTTCAAAGGAACCTGTTTATGGGTCCCAGCTGATCACAGAGGGCAGGCTGTCACCAGAGGGGCAGCATGTCTCTCTTGAACCTGCTGCTGTTCCCCTTCATGCAGACCATACTAGCTCTGATCGCTCAGAACCCAGTCCAGTGGATCCTGCTGAGTTTGGCTTCGAGTATCAGCCTGAGAGTGACCAGGCTGAGCTGTTGGTTACTGACGAAGAGTTGGATGCATTCCTGCAGGCACATACGGAAGCAGAGCAGGCCAGAAGTGTCTCTTATTGCAGCAGTTCTGGAGATTGTAAGCAACCTGAAAGTCTGTCGCAACCAAATGGAGCTCTAGAGGGTAGGCTTCTCGAAGAGGAACTGAGAAGCTGTGGTCGAGCTCGACTGGACGAGCTAGAGGGTCTGGCTTCCCCAGAAAGTGACagaataatgtgtgtgtctgtggagggaAGTCTTAACGCTGGTGCTCCATCACAATCACAGGACTCTTGCAGACCTTGTCAAGAAGAGCCAGAACTTTCCTCTGGTACAAGGAATTCTTTGACCAGCAACACTTTCCAGTCACAGCACAGTAGTAGCCCTGATCAGCAGTCCTCCTATGGAGGTGCAAGACCTAAGCAGCTACACTGCCAAACTGTAAGACCTCCACCAgcaggggaagaagaagaagaagaagaagaagggaagcagccttcaacattttcaaaatggcCAAATGCAGTTGAGGATGAAGAGAGTTCACCCATAAGCCCTAGTCCTACAGAAGAGCATTCCGACATTAGTGCTTTGAGTCCTATATATGCCCCTCAGGAGCATCAGGATTACAGTGTGGGGTATGATGAACTGTCAGAGCCTCCACCTTACCCAGGGGAGCCACCCACAGATGGTCCCAGGGCAGTGAGCtgcaagagagagggagaggaggagctggggggCAGGCAGCCTGCTTGGGTGCCAGACTCCGAAGCCCCCAACTGTATGAACTGCTACCAGAGGTTCACGTTTACCAAGAGGAGACATCACTGTCGAGCATGTGGGAAG GTTTACTGTGCTGTGTGCTGCAACAGGAAGTGTAAGCTGAAGTACCTGGAGAAAGAGGCTCGTGTGTGCGTCATCTGCTTTGATAACATACACAGAG CCCAGGCCCTGGAGCGGATGATGAGTCCTACAGGTCCCAGTCCAAACCCCAACGTCCCATCTGAGTACTGCAGCACCATCCCCCCTTTGCAGCAGGCTCGTGCTGCTGGCACTCTAAACTCACCTCCACCCACTGTCATGGTGCCTGTGTCCGTTCTCAAACAACCCAACAACGACA GTTGTCCTCGTGAGCAGAAGCGTGTGTGGTTTGCTGATGGTATTTTACCCAACGGAGAGGTGGCAGACACAACCAAGCTGTCGGTGACGAGCCGCAGGAGCTCCCAGGAGTTTGCTGATGTCACCCCAGACCAGACAGCA CCCGGGCCTGCAGGGTCAGAGGTTGGAGTCagtggctcctcctcctccccggaAGCTTCTGGAGCTGTAGAGGTGGTTAGACCTCCGGTGTCAGGACCCTGGGATTATGCCCTGCTTTCTGCAATCAGTTCCTCAGTTCAGAGAGTCCCCAGTTTGCTGCCAGACAATGAGGACgagctccctcctctgctcttcaccACCGGCGAGGATGACGGAGGAg ATGTTTTGGTTGAGGAAAGTCCCGCCCCATGCCAGATTCTGCACTTATTGGAGGAAGGAGGACCCCGACCTCTGACATTTGTCCTGAACGCCAACCTGCTAGTCAATGTGAAACTGGTTACAT ATTCCAGTTGTCAGTGCTGGTGTTTCGGTTCTAATGGTCTGCAGTCTCTGGGACAGAAAGAGTTGGTGTTTTTGTTGGAGTGTTTGCCAGAGGAAAAAACTCTTCCAAAGGACCTCTTCACACTCTATCTCACTATTTACCAAGATGCTCAAAAAG GAAAGTTTTTGGAGGAGCTGGATAATGTGACGTTCACAAGCAGTTTCCTGGGCAGTAAAGATCACGCTGGGatgctcttcttctctccctcgtGTCAGCCTCTAGATGGCCTCACTCTCCCCTCTCAGCCTTTCCTGTTTGGTCTGCTCATCCAGAAATTGGAGGTGCCCTGGGCCAAAGTCTTTCCACTCAGGCTTCTCCTGCGGCTTGGAGCTAAATACAGCG TGTATCCCACGACATTGACTAGTGTTCGTTTTCGGGAGTCTGTGTATCGAGAGACAGGACACACCATTATGAATTTACTGGCT GACCTGAGAAACTACCAGTACAGTCTGTCAGTCGTGGATGGCCTGAGGATCCACATGGAGATGGGCCACAGTTACATCAACATTCCCAAATGTAGCTTCAATGAG ATGCAGAAGGTGGTAAATGCATCTAATGAGCACGTCATCAGCATTGGAGCAAGTTTCAGCTCAGAGGCCGACTCTCACCTGGTGTGTATCCAGAACGAGGAGGGGAACTATCAGACCCAGGCTAACAGCATGCCAGGGAAGACCCGCACAG tgacTGGCGCCAGCTTTGTGGTTTTCAATGGAGCGCTGAAAGCCTCGTCAGGCTTCATCGCAAAGTCCAGCATTGTTGAAG aTGGGTTGATGGTTCAAATTCCTCCAGAGACAATGGAGTCTCTGCGCTCTGCCCTGAGGGAGCAGACAGACTTTCAGATACCCTGTGGCAGGAATGACGGAGGGGAGGTCCGAGAGAACGTCACAGTCCGCTGGGTTGACTGGAGTTCACCTGTCAACACAGG taaAACTAGTGGTGTTGATGAGAGACCTCTGGATGGAGTCCGCAGTGTGAGGATGCAGCAGGACACAGAGTTCGAGTCAGACGGTCGCACCATCAGATGCACTGAG GTGTTCTACCAGCTGAAGACTCCTGACTGCAGCCTGTCGTCGGTGCTGTCGTCCTGCAGCGTGTTTCAGAAGGAGATGGCTTTGGCCGCCTGCAGCGCTCTGACTCCTCACCTTGCTGTTCTCACCTCCAGTGGCATCAACTCCATCTCTCTCCGCATCTCCACGCAGGCCGATATG GTGGAGTACCAGGCTGGCTCTGGAGGCAGGCTCCTCCCTCAGCGCTACATGAACGAGCTGGACAGCGCTCTGATCCCTGTCATCCATGGAGGTAGCGCTAGTGTACCACAGACTGCCATGGACATGGAGTTCATCttctacatcacacacacaatctaa